The following proteins are encoded in a genomic region of Paralichthys olivaceus isolate ysfri-2021 chromosome 23, ASM2471397v2, whole genome shotgun sequence:
- the gnptab gene encoding N-acetylglucosamine-1-phosphotransferase subunits alpha/beta isoform X1: MQRYASPRGIMVVVNSVLKLVQRQTYTCLSHRYGLYLCFGGIVLMIVSAFQFGEVVVEWSRDQYHVLFDSYRDNVGGKSFQSRLCLPMPIDVVYTWVNGTDTALLKELKTVKEQLEEEQRALRERLGKNASETTEVPKDSVKPECLLSHCILAPMLALEPALPANVSLKELPSLSASFSAAKELQLMTKPFHLPSIVSVVIFHSQADADKAFTDVSREEQKFTVSRCYLTTDKEAPGLIRMQTLAYLSGFPASYKETEQLRVKLPSVITNKIKQFELYSEASIALLHLKTQQDFSDLAQQAKKNLTLDGKELTISPGYLFWDLTAISQSKQDEDVSASRFEDNEELRYSLRSVEQHAPWVRHIFIVTNGQIPSWLNLDNPRVTVVSHQDIFQNHSHLPTFSSPAIETHIHRIPGLSQKFIYLNDDVMFGKDVWPDDFYSHSKGQKVYLTWPVPNCAEGCPGSWIKDGYCDKACNNSACDWDGGDCTGAAGNSRFAVGGGAGGTGGAGGHVWQFAGGIGGLGGTSYCNQGCANSWLADKFCDQACNVLACGFDVGDCGQEHFDKLHSVTLQKNQTLYTLPVGEVRPYFSFRNLARRISEAHVSDNPVVRHTSVANKWKTVHLLLYPGHNATQIQYNLTLQREDETEFAMSFCVAIDTREVPRANVSKTTSKDVSEEPKPTLTPEPVFTFSDVPENKRGPKIQKRQPQIVIEVPSLNVSLLPAVVRTELKKLEEKLLAGDITVKGYNFTKAELLKPYKTLAQQQQLANDGEVKVQLKPYKDLEGEPKQKAESIVQQNHNANEGTAVKEPRVTPLIPVHIDDTHKQLEAPKAPVKAAIERPLTLKLLNKISKIRSAESQNDPTNTPVGGAPVGRRLQHFTSRDRGFLPWERRKYFQELLEEEERLQKELMYETDGGATARRLRDTFAESLRYVNKLLNSQFGFTSRKVPAHMPHMIDRLIMQEMQDTFPEEFDKTSAHRVRHSEDMQFAFSYFYFLMSAQQQLNVSEVFEEIDTDHSGVLSDREIRTLATRIHELPLSLQDLTGLEQMLINCSKTLPTNLTLLHLVNPTQETYYDPSMPPVTKGLVLHCKPITERILKAFRDQNKYKFEIMGEEEIAFKMVRTNVSHVVGQLDDIRKNPRKFICLNDNIDHSHKDAATVKAVLRDFYESMFPLASQFELPREYRNRFLHMDELQEWRVYRDKLKFWTHCVLVTLVIFTVMSFFAEQLILLKRKLFPRRRVNQDINPERV; this comes from the exons ATGCAGCGCTATGCGTCGCCGCGGGGCATCATGGTAGTCGTCAACTCGGTGCTGAAGCTCGTCCAGAGGCAGACGTACACGTGTCTGTCGCACCGCTACGGACTCTACCTCTGCTTCGGAGGCATCGTCCTCATGATCGTTTCCGCCTTCCAGTTCGGAGAG GTGGTGGTTGAGTGGAGTCGAGACCAGTATCATGTTCTGTTTGACTCCTACAGAGACAATGTGGGTGGAAAATCCTTCCAGAGCAG gctCTGTCTGCCCATGCCTATCGACGTGGTGTACACATGGGTGAACGGCACAGACACGGCTCTGCTGAAGGAGCTGAAGACGGTCAAAGAGCAACTGGAGGAGGAACAAAGAGCTCTGAG GGAACGTCTGGGCAAAAATGCAAGTGAGACAACTGAAGTGCCAAAAGACAG tgtcaaGCCAGAATGTCTCCTGTCCCACTGCATCCTGGCGCCCATGCTGGCCCTGGAGCCCGCTCTGCCGGCCAACGTCTCCCTCAAAGAGCTGCCGTCGCTCTCCGCCTCCTTCTCCGCCGccaaagagctgcagctcatGACTAAACCCTTCCACCTGCCCTCCATCGTCTCTGTGGTTATCTTTCACTCGCAGGCCGacg cTGATAAAGCctttacagatgtgtccagaGAAGAGCAGAAATTCACTGTGTCCAGATGTTACCTG ACGACAGATAAAGAAGCTCCAGGTCTGATCCGCATGCAGACTCTGGCTTATCTGAGCGGCTTCCCGGCGTCCTATAAGGAGACGGAGCAGCTGCGAGTCAAACTCCCCTCGGTCATAACCAACAAGATCAAACAG TTTGAGTTGTACTCTGAGGCAAGCATCGCCCTGCTCCACCTGAAAACCCAGCAGGACTTCTCTGACCTGGCACAGCAGGCGAAGAAGAACCTGACCCTGGACGGGAAAGAGTTAACCATCAGCCCCGGCTACCTGTTCTGGGACCTCACCGCCATCTCACAG TCCAAACAGGATGAAGACGTCTCCGCCAGCAGATTCGAGGACAACGAGGAGCTCCGCTACTCGCTGCGCTCGGTGGAGCAACACGCTCCGTGGGTGAGGCACATCTTCATCGTCACTAACGGGCAGATTCCCTCGTGGCTCAACCTCGATAACCCCAGAGTCACCGTCGTCTCACATCAG GACATCTTCCAGAACCACAGCCACCTTCCCACCTTTAGCTCTCCGGCTATAGAGACACACATCCACCGCATCCCCGGCCTCTCCCAGAAGTTTATCTACCTCAATGACGACGTGATGTTTGGCAAGGACGTGTGGCCCGACGACTTCTACAGCCACTCGAAAGGACAGAAG gTGTATCTCACTTGGCCGGTTCCTAACTGTGCTGAGGGCTGCCCAGGCTCCTGGATCAAAGATGGCTACTGTGACAAAGCGTGCAATAACTCTGCGTGTGACTGGGATGGAGGAGACTGCACGG GTGCAGCTGGGAACAGTCGGTTCGCCGTGGGGGGCGGTGCTGGCGGGACCGGTGGAGCTGGTGGACATGTGTGGCAGTTCGCAGGTGGAATCGGAGGACTCGGGGGGACGTCCTATTGTAATCAAGGCTGTGCCAACTCCTGGCTCGCTGACAAGTTCTGCGACCAAGCCTGCAATGTCCTGGCGTGCGGCTTCGACGTGGGTGACTGTGGCCAAG AGCATTTTGACAAGCTGCACAGTGTGACCCTCCAGAAGAACCAGACCCTCTACACCCTCCCCGTGGGAGAGGTCAGGCCATACTTCAGCTTCAGAAATCTCGCTCGCAGAATCTCCGAGGCCCACGTCAGCGACAACCCGGTGGTTCGTCACACCTCTGTCGCCAACAAATGGAAGACCGTGCACTTGCTTCTTTATCCCGGACACAACGCCACGCAGATCCAGTACAACCTCACCCTCCAAAGAGAAGATGAAACGGAGTTCGCGATGAGCTTCTGCGTAGCCATCGACACCCGCGAGGTTCCTCGTGCCAACGTTTCCAAGACCACAAGCAAAGACGTCAGCGAAGAGCCAAAGCCGACACTGACTCCTGAGCCCGTTTTCACTTTCTCAGATGTTCCAGAGAACAAACGAGGTCCAAAGATCCAGAAGAGGCAGCCTCAGATTGTCATAGAGGTCCCTTCACTGAATGTGTCACTTTTACCAGCGGTCGTTCGCACTGAGCTGAAGAAGCTCGAGGAGAAGCTACTCGCCGGTGACATAACTGTGAAGGGTTATAACTTCACAAAGGCTGAACTTCTCAAACCTTACAAGACACTggctcaacagcagcagctcgctAATGATGGTGAGGTCAAGGTCCAGTTGAAGCCTTATAAAGACCTGGAGGGAGAGCCGAAACAAAAAGCTGAAAGTATAGTTCAGCAAAATCACAACGCAAATGAAGGCACGGCTGTGAAAGAACCACGGGTCACTCCTCTCATCCCAGTCCATATCGATGATACgcacaaacagctggaagcacCTAAAGCTCCAGTGAAAGCCGCCATCGAAAGACCTTTGACTTTGAAGCTGCTGAACAAAATTTCCAAAATCAGAAGTGCTGAGAGTCAGAACGACCCGACCAACACTCCAGTCGGAGGAGCTCCAGTCGGGAGGAGACTCCAACACTTCACCTCCCGGGATCGAGGCTTTCTGCcgtgggagaggaggaagtaCTTTCAGGAACTActtgag GAAGAAGAACGTCTGCAGAAAGAGCTGATGTACGAGACCGACGGCGGCGCCACTGCCCGGAGGCTGCGGGACACTTTTGCCGAATCCCTTCGCTACGTCAACAAGCTGCTCAACAGCCAGTTTGGCTTCACATCCCGCAAAGTCCCCGCGCATATGCCTCACATGATCGATCGACTCATCATGCAGGAGATGCAGGACAC GTTCCCAGAGGAGTTTGACAAGACCTCGGCCCACCGCGTGCGTCACTCGGAAGACATGCAGTTCGCCTTTTCATACTTCTACTTCCTGATGAGcgctcagcagcagctcaacGTCTCAGAGGTGTTTGAAGAGATCGACACAGATCACTCGGGCGTTCTGTCCGACCGAGAGATTCGAACTCTCGCCACAAGGATCCACGAGCTGCCCCTCAGCCTCCAG GATCTGACAGGCCTGGAGCAGATGTTGATCAACTGCTCCAAGACTCTCCCAACAAACCTGACCCTGCTCCACCTGGTGAACCCCACTCAGGAGACCTACTATGACCCCAGCATG ccTCCTGTTACAAAAGGCCTCGTCCTCCACTGTAAGCCCATCACAGAACGCATCCTTAAAGCCTTCAGAGACCAGAATAAGTACAA GTTCGAGAtcatgggagaggaggagatagCGTTCAAGATGGTGCGGACCAACGTGTCGCATGTGGTCGGCCAGTTAGACGACATCAGGAAGAATCCGAG GAAGTTCATCTGCCTCAACGACAACATCGACCACAGCCATAAAGACGCTGCCACAGTGAAAGCTGTGCTCAGAGACTTTTACGAATCCATGTTCCCGCTGGCGTCCCAGTTTGAGCTGCCCAGGGAATATCGCAACAGGTTCCTGCACATGGACGAGCTCCAGGAGTG gCGGGTTTATCGAGACAAGCTGAAGTTCTGGACGCACTGTGTCCTCGTGACGCTCGTCATCTTCACTGTCATGTCCTTCTTCGCTGAACAG CTCATTCTGCTGAAGCGAAAGCTGTTCCCCAGACGCAGAGTGAACCAGGACATCAACCCCGAGCGGGTGTGA
- the gnptab gene encoding N-acetylglucosamine-1-phosphotransferase subunits alpha/beta isoform X2 — protein sequence MQRYASPRGIMVVVNSVLKLVQRQTYTCLSHRYGLYLCFGGIVLMIVSAFQFGEVVVEWSRDQYHVLFDSYRDNVGGKSFQSRLCLPMPIDVVYTWVNGTDTALLKELKTVKEQLEEEQRALRERLGKNASETTEVPKDSVKPECLLSHCILAPMLALEPALPANVSLKELPSLSASFSAAKELQLMTKPFHLPSIVSVVIFHSQADADKAFTDVSREEQKFTVSRCYLTTDKEAPGLIRMQTLAYLSGFPASYKETEQLRVKLPSVITNKIKQFELYSEASIALLHLKTQQDFSDLAQQAKKNLTLDGKELTISPGYLFWDLTAISQSKQDEDVSASRFEDNEELRYSLRSVEQHAPWVRHIFIVTNGQIPSWLNLDNPRVTVVSHQDIFQNHSHLPTFSSPAIETHIHRIPGLSQKFIYLNDDVMFGKDVWPDDFYSHSKGQKVYLTWPVPNCAEGCPGSWIKDGYCDKACNNSACDWDGGDCTGAAGNSRFAVGGGAGGTGGAGGHVWQFAGGIGGLGGTSYCNQGCANSWLADKFCDQACNVLACGFDVGDCGQEHFDKLHSVTLQKNQTLYTLPVGEVRPYFSFRNLARRISEAHVSDNPVVRHTSVANKWKTVHLLLYPGHNATQIQYNLTLQREDETEFAMSFCVAIDTREVPRANVSKTTSKDVSEEPKPTLTPEPVFTFSDVPENKRGPKIQKRQPQIVIEVPSLNVSLLPAVVRTELKKLEEKLLAGDITVKGYNFTKAELLKPYKTLAQQQQLANDGEVKVQLKPYKDLEGEPKQKAESIVQQNHNANEGTAVKEPRVTPLIPVHIDDTHKQLEAPKAPVKAAIERPLTLKLLNKISKIRSAESQNDPTNTPVGGAPVGRRLQHFTSRDRGFLPWERRKYFQELLEEEERLQKELMYETDGGATARRLRDTFAESLRYVNKLLNSQFGFTSRKVPAHMPHMIDRLIMQEMQDTFPEEFDKTSAHRVRHSEDMQFAFSYFYFLMSAQQQLNVSEVFEEIDTDHSGVLSDREIRTLATRIHELPLSLQDLTGLEQMLINCSKTLPTNLTLLHLVNPTQETYYDPSMPPVTKGLVLHCKPITERILKAFRDQNKFEIMGEEEIAFKMVRTNVSHVVGQLDDIRKNPRKFICLNDNIDHSHKDAATVKAVLRDFYESMFPLASQFELPREYRNRFLHMDELQEWRVYRDKLKFWTHCVLVTLVIFTVMSFFAEQLILLKRKLFPRRRVNQDINPERV from the exons ATGCAGCGCTATGCGTCGCCGCGGGGCATCATGGTAGTCGTCAACTCGGTGCTGAAGCTCGTCCAGAGGCAGACGTACACGTGTCTGTCGCACCGCTACGGACTCTACCTCTGCTTCGGAGGCATCGTCCTCATGATCGTTTCCGCCTTCCAGTTCGGAGAG GTGGTGGTTGAGTGGAGTCGAGACCAGTATCATGTTCTGTTTGACTCCTACAGAGACAATGTGGGTGGAAAATCCTTCCAGAGCAG gctCTGTCTGCCCATGCCTATCGACGTGGTGTACACATGGGTGAACGGCACAGACACGGCTCTGCTGAAGGAGCTGAAGACGGTCAAAGAGCAACTGGAGGAGGAACAAAGAGCTCTGAG GGAACGTCTGGGCAAAAATGCAAGTGAGACAACTGAAGTGCCAAAAGACAG tgtcaaGCCAGAATGTCTCCTGTCCCACTGCATCCTGGCGCCCATGCTGGCCCTGGAGCCCGCTCTGCCGGCCAACGTCTCCCTCAAAGAGCTGCCGTCGCTCTCCGCCTCCTTCTCCGCCGccaaagagctgcagctcatGACTAAACCCTTCCACCTGCCCTCCATCGTCTCTGTGGTTATCTTTCACTCGCAGGCCGacg cTGATAAAGCctttacagatgtgtccagaGAAGAGCAGAAATTCACTGTGTCCAGATGTTACCTG ACGACAGATAAAGAAGCTCCAGGTCTGATCCGCATGCAGACTCTGGCTTATCTGAGCGGCTTCCCGGCGTCCTATAAGGAGACGGAGCAGCTGCGAGTCAAACTCCCCTCGGTCATAACCAACAAGATCAAACAG TTTGAGTTGTACTCTGAGGCAAGCATCGCCCTGCTCCACCTGAAAACCCAGCAGGACTTCTCTGACCTGGCACAGCAGGCGAAGAAGAACCTGACCCTGGACGGGAAAGAGTTAACCATCAGCCCCGGCTACCTGTTCTGGGACCTCACCGCCATCTCACAG TCCAAACAGGATGAAGACGTCTCCGCCAGCAGATTCGAGGACAACGAGGAGCTCCGCTACTCGCTGCGCTCGGTGGAGCAACACGCTCCGTGGGTGAGGCACATCTTCATCGTCACTAACGGGCAGATTCCCTCGTGGCTCAACCTCGATAACCCCAGAGTCACCGTCGTCTCACATCAG GACATCTTCCAGAACCACAGCCACCTTCCCACCTTTAGCTCTCCGGCTATAGAGACACACATCCACCGCATCCCCGGCCTCTCCCAGAAGTTTATCTACCTCAATGACGACGTGATGTTTGGCAAGGACGTGTGGCCCGACGACTTCTACAGCCACTCGAAAGGACAGAAG gTGTATCTCACTTGGCCGGTTCCTAACTGTGCTGAGGGCTGCCCAGGCTCCTGGATCAAAGATGGCTACTGTGACAAAGCGTGCAATAACTCTGCGTGTGACTGGGATGGAGGAGACTGCACGG GTGCAGCTGGGAACAGTCGGTTCGCCGTGGGGGGCGGTGCTGGCGGGACCGGTGGAGCTGGTGGACATGTGTGGCAGTTCGCAGGTGGAATCGGAGGACTCGGGGGGACGTCCTATTGTAATCAAGGCTGTGCCAACTCCTGGCTCGCTGACAAGTTCTGCGACCAAGCCTGCAATGTCCTGGCGTGCGGCTTCGACGTGGGTGACTGTGGCCAAG AGCATTTTGACAAGCTGCACAGTGTGACCCTCCAGAAGAACCAGACCCTCTACACCCTCCCCGTGGGAGAGGTCAGGCCATACTTCAGCTTCAGAAATCTCGCTCGCAGAATCTCCGAGGCCCACGTCAGCGACAACCCGGTGGTTCGTCACACCTCTGTCGCCAACAAATGGAAGACCGTGCACTTGCTTCTTTATCCCGGACACAACGCCACGCAGATCCAGTACAACCTCACCCTCCAAAGAGAAGATGAAACGGAGTTCGCGATGAGCTTCTGCGTAGCCATCGACACCCGCGAGGTTCCTCGTGCCAACGTTTCCAAGACCACAAGCAAAGACGTCAGCGAAGAGCCAAAGCCGACACTGACTCCTGAGCCCGTTTTCACTTTCTCAGATGTTCCAGAGAACAAACGAGGTCCAAAGATCCAGAAGAGGCAGCCTCAGATTGTCATAGAGGTCCCTTCACTGAATGTGTCACTTTTACCAGCGGTCGTTCGCACTGAGCTGAAGAAGCTCGAGGAGAAGCTACTCGCCGGTGACATAACTGTGAAGGGTTATAACTTCACAAAGGCTGAACTTCTCAAACCTTACAAGACACTggctcaacagcagcagctcgctAATGATGGTGAGGTCAAGGTCCAGTTGAAGCCTTATAAAGACCTGGAGGGAGAGCCGAAACAAAAAGCTGAAAGTATAGTTCAGCAAAATCACAACGCAAATGAAGGCACGGCTGTGAAAGAACCACGGGTCACTCCTCTCATCCCAGTCCATATCGATGATACgcacaaacagctggaagcacCTAAAGCTCCAGTGAAAGCCGCCATCGAAAGACCTTTGACTTTGAAGCTGCTGAACAAAATTTCCAAAATCAGAAGTGCTGAGAGTCAGAACGACCCGACCAACACTCCAGTCGGAGGAGCTCCAGTCGGGAGGAGACTCCAACACTTCACCTCCCGGGATCGAGGCTTTCTGCcgtgggagaggaggaagtaCTTTCAGGAACTActtgag GAAGAAGAACGTCTGCAGAAAGAGCTGATGTACGAGACCGACGGCGGCGCCACTGCCCGGAGGCTGCGGGACACTTTTGCCGAATCCCTTCGCTACGTCAACAAGCTGCTCAACAGCCAGTTTGGCTTCACATCCCGCAAAGTCCCCGCGCATATGCCTCACATGATCGATCGACTCATCATGCAGGAGATGCAGGACAC GTTCCCAGAGGAGTTTGACAAGACCTCGGCCCACCGCGTGCGTCACTCGGAAGACATGCAGTTCGCCTTTTCATACTTCTACTTCCTGATGAGcgctcagcagcagctcaacGTCTCAGAGGTGTTTGAAGAGATCGACACAGATCACTCGGGCGTTCTGTCCGACCGAGAGATTCGAACTCTCGCCACAAGGATCCACGAGCTGCCCCTCAGCCTCCAG GATCTGACAGGCCTGGAGCAGATGTTGATCAACTGCTCCAAGACTCTCCCAACAAACCTGACCCTGCTCCACCTGGTGAACCCCACTCAGGAGACCTACTATGACCCCAGCATG ccTCCTGTTACAAAAGGCCTCGTCCTCCACTGTAAGCCCATCACAGAACGCATCCTTAAAGCCTTCAGAGACCAGAATAA GTTCGAGAtcatgggagaggaggagatagCGTTCAAGATGGTGCGGACCAACGTGTCGCATGTGGTCGGCCAGTTAGACGACATCAGGAAGAATCCGAG GAAGTTCATCTGCCTCAACGACAACATCGACCACAGCCATAAAGACGCTGCCACAGTGAAAGCTGTGCTCAGAGACTTTTACGAATCCATGTTCCCGCTGGCGTCCCAGTTTGAGCTGCCCAGGGAATATCGCAACAGGTTCCTGCACATGGACGAGCTCCAGGAGTG gCGGGTTTATCGAGACAAGCTGAAGTTCTGGACGCACTGTGTCCTCGTGACGCTCGTCATCTTCACTGTCATGTCCTTCTTCGCTGAACAG CTCATTCTGCTGAAGCGAAAGCTGTTCCCCAGACGCAGAGTGAACCAGGACATCAACCCCGAGCGGGTGTGA
- the gnptab gene encoding N-acetylglucosamine-1-phosphotransferase subunits alpha/beta isoform X3, whose product MPIDVVYTWVNGTDTALLKELKTVKEQLEEEQRALRERLGKNASETTEVPKDSVKPECLLSHCILAPMLALEPALPANVSLKELPSLSASFSAAKELQLMTKPFHLPSIVSVVIFHSQADADKAFTDVSREEQKFTVSRCYLTTDKEAPGLIRMQTLAYLSGFPASYKETEQLRVKLPSVITNKIKQFELYSEASIALLHLKTQQDFSDLAQQAKKNLTLDGKELTISPGYLFWDLTAISQSKQDEDVSASRFEDNEELRYSLRSVEQHAPWVRHIFIVTNGQIPSWLNLDNPRVTVVSHQDIFQNHSHLPTFSSPAIETHIHRIPGLSQKFIYLNDDVMFGKDVWPDDFYSHSKGQKVYLTWPVPNCAEGCPGSWIKDGYCDKACNNSACDWDGGDCTGAAGNSRFAVGGGAGGTGGAGGHVWQFAGGIGGLGGTSYCNQGCANSWLADKFCDQACNVLACGFDVGDCGQEHFDKLHSVTLQKNQTLYTLPVGEVRPYFSFRNLARRISEAHVSDNPVVRHTSVANKWKTVHLLLYPGHNATQIQYNLTLQREDETEFAMSFCVAIDTREVPRANVSKTTSKDVSEEPKPTLTPEPVFTFSDVPENKRGPKIQKRQPQIVIEVPSLNVSLLPAVVRTELKKLEEKLLAGDITVKGYNFTKAELLKPYKTLAQQQQLANDGEVKVQLKPYKDLEGEPKQKAESIVQQNHNANEGTAVKEPRVTPLIPVHIDDTHKQLEAPKAPVKAAIERPLTLKLLNKISKIRSAESQNDPTNTPVGGAPVGRRLQHFTSRDRGFLPWERRKYFQELLEEEERLQKELMYETDGGATARRLRDTFAESLRYVNKLLNSQFGFTSRKVPAHMPHMIDRLIMQEMQDTFPEEFDKTSAHRVRHSEDMQFAFSYFYFLMSAQQQLNVSEVFEEIDTDHSGVLSDREIRTLATRIHELPLSLQDLTGLEQMLINCSKTLPTNLTLLHLVNPTQETYYDPSMPPVTKGLVLHCKPITERILKAFRDQNKYKFEIMGEEEIAFKMVRTNVSHVVGQLDDIRKNPRKFICLNDNIDHSHKDAATVKAVLRDFYESMFPLASQFELPREYRNRFLHMDELQEWRVYRDKLKFWTHCVLVTLVIFTVMSFFAEQLILLKRKLFPRRRVNQDINPERV is encoded by the exons ATGCCTATCGACGTGGTGTACACATGGGTGAACGGCACAGACACGGCTCTGCTGAAGGAGCTGAAGACGGTCAAAGAGCAACTGGAGGAGGAACAAAGAGCTCTGAG GGAACGTCTGGGCAAAAATGCAAGTGAGACAACTGAAGTGCCAAAAGACAG tgtcaaGCCAGAATGTCTCCTGTCCCACTGCATCCTGGCGCCCATGCTGGCCCTGGAGCCCGCTCTGCCGGCCAACGTCTCCCTCAAAGAGCTGCCGTCGCTCTCCGCCTCCTTCTCCGCCGccaaagagctgcagctcatGACTAAACCCTTCCACCTGCCCTCCATCGTCTCTGTGGTTATCTTTCACTCGCAGGCCGacg cTGATAAAGCctttacagatgtgtccagaGAAGAGCAGAAATTCACTGTGTCCAGATGTTACCTG ACGACAGATAAAGAAGCTCCAGGTCTGATCCGCATGCAGACTCTGGCTTATCTGAGCGGCTTCCCGGCGTCCTATAAGGAGACGGAGCAGCTGCGAGTCAAACTCCCCTCGGTCATAACCAACAAGATCAAACAG TTTGAGTTGTACTCTGAGGCAAGCATCGCCCTGCTCCACCTGAAAACCCAGCAGGACTTCTCTGACCTGGCACAGCAGGCGAAGAAGAACCTGACCCTGGACGGGAAAGAGTTAACCATCAGCCCCGGCTACCTGTTCTGGGACCTCACCGCCATCTCACAG TCCAAACAGGATGAAGACGTCTCCGCCAGCAGATTCGAGGACAACGAGGAGCTCCGCTACTCGCTGCGCTCGGTGGAGCAACACGCTCCGTGGGTGAGGCACATCTTCATCGTCACTAACGGGCAGATTCCCTCGTGGCTCAACCTCGATAACCCCAGAGTCACCGTCGTCTCACATCAG GACATCTTCCAGAACCACAGCCACCTTCCCACCTTTAGCTCTCCGGCTATAGAGACACACATCCACCGCATCCCCGGCCTCTCCCAGAAGTTTATCTACCTCAATGACGACGTGATGTTTGGCAAGGACGTGTGGCCCGACGACTTCTACAGCCACTCGAAAGGACAGAAG gTGTATCTCACTTGGCCGGTTCCTAACTGTGCTGAGGGCTGCCCAGGCTCCTGGATCAAAGATGGCTACTGTGACAAAGCGTGCAATAACTCTGCGTGTGACTGGGATGGAGGAGACTGCACGG GTGCAGCTGGGAACAGTCGGTTCGCCGTGGGGGGCGGTGCTGGCGGGACCGGTGGAGCTGGTGGACATGTGTGGCAGTTCGCAGGTGGAATCGGAGGACTCGGGGGGACGTCCTATTGTAATCAAGGCTGTGCCAACTCCTGGCTCGCTGACAAGTTCTGCGACCAAGCCTGCAATGTCCTGGCGTGCGGCTTCGACGTGGGTGACTGTGGCCAAG AGCATTTTGACAAGCTGCACAGTGTGACCCTCCAGAAGAACCAGACCCTCTACACCCTCCCCGTGGGAGAGGTCAGGCCATACTTCAGCTTCAGAAATCTCGCTCGCAGAATCTCCGAGGCCCACGTCAGCGACAACCCGGTGGTTCGTCACACCTCTGTCGCCAACAAATGGAAGACCGTGCACTTGCTTCTTTATCCCGGACACAACGCCACGCAGATCCAGTACAACCTCACCCTCCAAAGAGAAGATGAAACGGAGTTCGCGATGAGCTTCTGCGTAGCCATCGACACCCGCGAGGTTCCTCGTGCCAACGTTTCCAAGACCACAAGCAAAGACGTCAGCGAAGAGCCAAAGCCGACACTGACTCCTGAGCCCGTTTTCACTTTCTCAGATGTTCCAGAGAACAAACGAGGTCCAAAGATCCAGAAGAGGCAGCCTCAGATTGTCATAGAGGTCCCTTCACTGAATGTGTCACTTTTACCAGCGGTCGTTCGCACTGAGCTGAAGAAGCTCGAGGAGAAGCTACTCGCCGGTGACATAACTGTGAAGGGTTATAACTTCACAAAGGCTGAACTTCTCAAACCTTACAAGACACTggctcaacagcagcagctcgctAATGATGGTGAGGTCAAGGTCCAGTTGAAGCCTTATAAAGACCTGGAGGGAGAGCCGAAACAAAAAGCTGAAAGTATAGTTCAGCAAAATCACAACGCAAATGAAGGCACGGCTGTGAAAGAACCACGGGTCACTCCTCTCATCCCAGTCCATATCGATGATACgcacaaacagctggaagcacCTAAAGCTCCAGTGAAAGCCGCCATCGAAAGACCTTTGACTTTGAAGCTGCTGAACAAAATTTCCAAAATCAGAAGTGCTGAGAGTCAGAACGACCCGACCAACACTCCAGTCGGAGGAGCTCCAGTCGGGAGGAGACTCCAACACTTCACCTCCCGGGATCGAGGCTTTCTGCcgtgggagaggaggaagtaCTTTCAGGAACTActtgag GAAGAAGAACGTCTGCAGAAAGAGCTGATGTACGAGACCGACGGCGGCGCCACTGCCCGGAGGCTGCGGGACACTTTTGCCGAATCCCTTCGCTACGTCAACAAGCTGCTCAACAGCCAGTTTGGCTTCACATCCCGCAAAGTCCCCGCGCATATGCCTCACATGATCGATCGACTCATCATGCAGGAGATGCAGGACAC GTTCCCAGAGGAGTTTGACAAGACCTCGGCCCACCGCGTGCGTCACTCGGAAGACATGCAGTTCGCCTTTTCATACTTCTACTTCCTGATGAGcgctcagcagcagctcaacGTCTCAGAGGTGTTTGAAGAGATCGACACAGATCACTCGGGCGTTCTGTCCGACCGAGAGATTCGAACTCTCGCCACAAGGATCCACGAGCTGCCCCTCAGCCTCCAG GATCTGACAGGCCTGGAGCAGATGTTGATCAACTGCTCCAAGACTCTCCCAACAAACCTGACCCTGCTCCACCTGGTGAACCCCACTCAGGAGACCTACTATGACCCCAGCATG ccTCCTGTTACAAAAGGCCTCGTCCTCCACTGTAAGCCCATCACAGAACGCATCCTTAAAGCCTTCAGAGACCAGAATAAGTACAA GTTCGAGAtcatgggagaggaggagatagCGTTCAAGATGGTGCGGACCAACGTGTCGCATGTGGTCGGCCAGTTAGACGACATCAGGAAGAATCCGAG GAAGTTCATCTGCCTCAACGACAACATCGACCACAGCCATAAAGACGCTGCCACAGTGAAAGCTGTGCTCAGAGACTTTTACGAATCCATGTTCCCGCTGGCGTCCCAGTTTGAGCTGCCCAGGGAATATCGCAACAGGTTCCTGCACATGGACGAGCTCCAGGAGTG gCGGGTTTATCGAGACAAGCTGAAGTTCTGGACGCACTGTGTCCTCGTGACGCTCGTCATCTTCACTGTCATGTCCTTCTTCGCTGAACAG CTCATTCTGCTGAAGCGAAAGCTGTTCCCCAGACGCAGAGTGAACCAGGACATCAACCCCGAGCGGGTGTGA